In one Phalacrocorax carbo chromosome 16, bPhaCar2.1, whole genome shotgun sequence genomic region, the following are encoded:
- the LOC104042399 gene encoding E3 ubiquitin/ISG15 ligase TRIM25 yields the protein MAALARSPMEPGLAGLEDELTCSICLCLFSSPVTVPCGHNFCASCLELSWAGQSENFSCPQCRATFAGRPQLQKNTVLCRVVEQLQGCTGAGGAEAEEEAAAAAGCGAEAPPIYCDSCLQAPAVQTCLTCTASFCPEHLRPHQDSPAFRDHQLCPPLRDLQQRKCPQHNKLFEFFCSQHGSCICSLCLLGHKLCHTSPLQLAKSNAESVLKKKLTELHNGSERVARLMSTVRTNQSQVAETASRKKELIRSEFSEIKALIEERENQTLKVVADEEKRVCNKFDYIYDVLGNKKNEIQSLRDQIEKALTEGDDILFLKRAAALQQMSPKDAFVPVIEMDQNMIHSTYQSAINLKDIVKLSVTQFREKKAEAKLTPGKTKAPPAALPNRNALGKKPPGPQHTHKEKNLYQTQATVLVEAETKEKKKPVKVAPTAGTVNAPAAVSVKELIDSFLKKPREELLQYAANITLDYNTAHNKVILSERYTKMSVSDTPLNYNYHPQRFTDCSQVLGFQCFKRGVHYWEVELQQNNFCAIGICYGSMDRQGPESRLGRNSSSWCIEWFNSKISSWHNDVEKCLPNVRATKIGVLLHCDGGFVIFTAVGEKHNLIYKFKTQFTEALYPAFWLFSSGTVLSLCQMKQ from the exons ATGGCGGCGTTGGCTCGGTCGCCGATGGAGCCGGGCCTGGCGGGGCTGGAGGACGAGCTGACCTGCTCCATCTGCCTCTGCCTCTTCAGCAGCCCCGTGACGGTGCCCTGCGGGCACAACTTCTGCGCCTCCTGCCTGGAGCTCTCCTGGGCCGGGCAGTCGGAGAACTTCAGCTGCCCGCAGTGCCGGGCCACCTTCGCGGGCCGCCCGCAGCTGCAGAAGAACACGGTGCTGTGCCGGGTGGTGGAGCAGCTCCAGGGCTGcaccggggccgggggggccgaggccgaggaggaggcggcggcggcggcgggctgcggggcggAGGCGCCCCCCATCTACTGCgacagctgcctgcaggcgCCGGCCGTGCAGACGTGCCTGACCTGCACCGCCTCCTTCTGCCCCGAGCACCTGCGGCCGCACCAGGACAGCCCCGCTTTCCGCGACCACCAGCTCTGCCCGCCCCTGCGCGACCTGCAGCAGCGCAAGTGCCCGCAGCACAACAAGCTCTTCGAGTTCTTCTGCAGCCAGCACGGCAGCTGTAtctgctccctctgcctcctcGGGCACAAGCTGTGCCACACCAGCCCCCTGCAGCTGGCCAAAAGCAACGCCGAG TCGGTGCTGAAGAAGAAACTGACGGAGCTGCATAATGGGAGCGAGAGAGTTGCTCGACTGATGAGCACTGTGAGAACAAACCAAAGCCAAGTTGCT GAGACAGCTTCCAGAAAGAAAGAGTTGATCCGAAgtgaattttcagaaattaaagctttaattgaagaaagagaaaatcagaCCTTAAAAGTAGttgcagatgaagaaaaaagagtttGCAATAAGTTTGATTATATTTACGATGTTCTGGGAAATAAGAAGAATGAAATTCAGTCTCTCAGAGATCAGATTGAGAAGGCACTGACTGAAGGTGATGACATTCTGTTTTTGAAG agagcagcagcactgcaacaAATGTCACCAAAAGATGCTTTCGTCCCTGTAATTGAAATGGACCAAAACATGATACATTCCACTTATCAGTCTGCCATTAACCTTAAAGACATTGTGAAACTTTCAGTGACTCAGtttagggagaaaaaagcagaag CAAAACTAACACCTGGGAAAACTAAggcccctccagcagctcttccaAACAGAAACGCTCTTGGGAAAAAGCCTCCTGGACCAC AGCATACCCACAAAGAGAAGAACCTTTACCAGACTCAAGCTACTGTGCTGGTGGAGGCAGAGACCA aggagaaaaagaaacctgttAAAGTTG CACCAACCGCGGGAACAGTAAatgctcctgctgctgtctcAGTCAAAGAGCTCATCGACAGCTTTCTGAAGAAACCCAGAGAGGAGCTTTTGCAGT ATGCTGCTAACATCACACTGGATTACAACACAGCTCATAACAAAGTGATTCTGTCTGAGAGGTATACCAAGATGTCTGTCTCGGACACCCCCCTGAATTATAACTACCACCCTCAGCGCTTCACCGATTGTTCACAAGTGTTGGGGTTCCAGTGCTTCAAGAGAGGCGTCCACTACTGGGAAGTGGAACTGCAACAGAACAACTTCTGTGCCATTGGCATCTGCTATGGCAGCATGGACCGGCAGGGGCCAGAGAGCcgcctggggaggaacagcagTTCTTGGTGTATTGAGTGGTTTAATTCCAAAATATCATCCTGGCACAATGATGTCGAAAAGTGCTTACCCAATGTGCGTGCTACCAAGATTGGTGTGCTGCTCCACTGCGATGGAGGGTTTGTGATTTTCACGGCTGTTGGGGAGAAGCATAACTTGATCTATAAATTCAAAACCCAGTTTACTGAAGCCTTGTACCCTGCCTTCTGGTTATTTTCCAGTGGCactgttctttctctttgccaAATGAAACAGTAA
- the COIL gene encoding coilin codes for MAAAAGGALRLRLLFDYPPPGSPGCALCWLLLEPSQVRLVTDLVSLIRHRFGFSRRARLSLFLEGALLPPTESARLVRDNDSLRVKLEEIVADDFEETDDGFSYAPKEDKKRRRQKQDEEECSRNGEDEHKREKKKSKHNPEYSSCREETSVDICDSQKRYKKRKRKEEVSGRNRLTEGKEGSSTDQSKQLKKMEREKQLATKKKDEKQIKAAAPKTALEQANESSSLNSGKNNTKKFTTQARKKRVGASDSSSESSDSDSSELNLKQNKSSHKPVAATLPRDKSQAAANSDVKTVVSNKVTVKSNAENSTKTAISKRTKKSQSSSSDSDSSTEDEKVATAQDGTAKEKSLPNNAAAVKTSTTKAPKAKTSSSESDSSDSETLVIKKPTANTGLSNSIVRNCTKQLPTSIQGPLASPGRGRGRGTGEDNFWRGPRGRGFRGMMRGQGRGRGANPGFFYNYSSEGQKQRQLNEAATNTSVLVQNPVEVPKRDYSVLPLLAAPPQVGERIAFKRLELTENYSPEVSDYKEGKIISWNANEKQIELEILSSSAEQLAKEPGKFDLVYQSADGAELIEYAVPQDTKITESWDALIEPRLIVEPPVNGSSIENGTI; via the exons atggcggcggccgccggcggTGCCCTGCGCCTACGGCTGCTCTTCGACTACCCGCCGCCGGGCAGCCCGGGCTGCgcgctgtgctggctgctgctggagcccagccAGGTGCGCCTCGTCACCGACCTCGTCAGCCTCATCCGCCACAGGTTCGGCTTCAGCCGCCGGGCCCGCCTCAGCCTCTTCCTGGAGGGGGCGTTGCTGCCCCCCACCGAGAGTGCCCGCCTCGTGCGGGACAACGACTCGCTCCG AGTAAAATTGGAAGAGATTGTCGCAGATGATTTTGAAGAGACAGATGATGGCTTCTCTTATGCaccaaaagaagacaaaaaaaggcGTAGACAAAAGCAGGACGAGGAAGAATGCTCTAGAAATGGAGAAGACGAgcataaaagggaaaagaaaaagagtaaacATAATCCTGAGTATTCCTCTTGTAGGGAAGAGACCTCTGTAGATATTTGTGACTCTCAAAAAAggtacaagaaaagaaaaagaaaggaagaagttaGTGGAAGAAATAGACTCACAGAAGGTAAGGAAGGGAGCTCTACTGACCAATctaaacagcttaaaaaaatggagagggagaaacagttggcaacaaaaaaaaaagatgaaaagcagataAAGGCCGCTGCACCAAAGACAGCTTTAGAACAGGCAAATGAGAGCTCTTCTCTAAATTCTGGtaaaaataacaccaaaaaaTTCACAACACAGGCTAGAAAAAAGAGGGTGGGAGCTTCAGATTCCTCCAGCGAGTCGTCTGACAGTGACAGCAGTGAATTAaacttaaagcaaaataaatcttcCCATAAACCTGTAGCGGCAACACTTCCCAGAGACAAATCCCAAGCTGCTGCAAATTCTGATGTGAAAACTGTTGTTTCTAATAAAGTGACTGTAAAGTCTAACGCTGAAAATTCCACTAAGACTGCAATTAGtaaaagaactaaaaaatcCCAGTCCTCTAGTTCAGATTCTGACTCAAGTACAGAGGATGAGAAAGTGGCAACAGCGCAAGACGGTACTGCAAAGGAAAAGTCACTGCCTAACAATGCGGCAGCTGTAAAGACCAGTACCACCAAGGCTCCCAAAGCAAAGACCTCCTCTTCAGAGTCTGATAGTTCAGATTCAGAAACGCttgttattaaaaaacccacagcaaacACTGGACTGAGTAATTCCATAGTAAGAAACTGTACTAAACAGTTGCCAAccagtattcaaggaccacttgCCAGTCCAGGTCGTGGAAGGGGGCGTGGAACAGGAGAGGATAACTTCTGGAGAGGACCTAGGGGCCGTGGGTTTCGTGGGATGATGAGGGGCCAAGGCCGTGGGAGAGGAGCAAACCCTGGCTTCTTCTATAACTACAGCAGTGAAGGCCAGAAACAGAGGCAGTTAAATGAAGCTGCGACAAACACTTCTGTTCTTGTCCAG aatccGGTGGAAGTCCCCAAGAGAGACTATAGTGTGTTACCTCTTCTAGCTGCCCCACCACAAGTGGGAGAAAGAATTGCCTTCAAG CGCTTGGAACTAACTGAAAATTACAGTCCTGAAGTTTCAGACTATAAG gaggggaaaataatCAGTTGGAATGCTAATGAAAAACAGATCGAGCTTGAGATCCTTTCGTCATCAGCAGAACAAC ttgctAAAGAGCCAGGGAAATTCGATCTGGTTTACCAGTCTGCAGATGGAGCAGAACTGATAGAGTACGCTGTTCCCCAGGACACAAAG ataaCTGAAAGTTGGGATGCCCTGATAGAGCCAAGACTGATTGTTGAGCCTCCAGTTAACGGATCCAGCATTGAAAATGGAACAATCTAA
- the SCPEP1 gene encoding retinoid-inducible serine carboxypeptidase, whose translation MWPLRAVAGLVPLVLAAGVVLRQSQEPNERWGYVQVRSKAHMFWWLYYANNPTKDFTELPLILWLQGGPGASGCGFGNFEEIGPLDKEMKPRNTTWLQAASILFVDNPVGTGFSYVDDCSLFAKNLTTVVSDMMVFLGEFFTCRTEFQTIPFYIFSESYGGKMAAGIALELYSAVQKGTIKCNFMGTALGDSWISPLDSVMSWGPYLYSTSLLDDNGLAEVTAVAKEIMDAINNNQYGLATALWGKAEGVIEENTDNVNFYNIMTKEVPEMKSNEQENLHLMRLYQRHVKNMDKDSLNELMNGPIREKLKIIPDCVKWGGQSRDVFENMAEDFMKPVIDIVDQLLAANINVTVYNGQLDLIVDTMGQEAWIRKLKWPNLNQFNQQRWKALYVSPESTETAAFHKAYENFAFFWILKAGHMVPSDQGEMALKMVRMVTQQQH comes from the exons ATGTGGCCGCTGCGCGCTGTGGCGGGGCTGGTGCCGCTGGTGCTGGCGGCAG GTGTAGTTCTGAGGCAATCCCAAGAGCCCAATGAGCGGTGGGGATATGTGCAAGTTCGAAGTAAGGCCCACATGTTCTGGTGGCTCTACTATGCAAATAACCCAACCAAAGACTTCACAGAATTACCTCTCATCTTGTGGCTTCAG GGAGGCCCAGGAGCTTCAGGCTGTGGATTTGGGAACTTTGAAGAGATTGGCCCATTAgacaaagaaatgaaaccaaGAAATACAACCTGG TTGCAGGCAGCCAGTATCTTGTTTGTGGATAATCCTGTGGGCACTGGATTCAGTTATGTGGATGATTGTAGCTTGTTTGCCAAAAACCTTACCACAGTAGTTTCTGATATGATGGTTTTTCTTGGAGAATTCTTCACATGTAGAACAGAATTCCAG ACCATTCCATTCTACATATTTTCTGAATCTTATGGAGGTAAAATGGCTGCTGGCATTGCTTTAGAGCTGTATTCG GCTGTTCAAAAAGGGACCATAAAGTGCAATTTTATGGGGACTGCTCTTGGAGACTCATGGATTTCTCCTTTGG acTCTGTGATGTCTTGGGGGCCCTACCTTTACAGCACT TCTCTCCTTGATGATAATGGTCTAGCAGAGGTGACTGCTGTTGCCAAAGAAATAATGGATGCAATAAATAACAATCAATACGGGCTGGCCACTGCACTCTGGGGCAAGGCTGAAGGTGTCATTGAAGAG AACACAGACAATGTGAACTTTTATAACATCATGACTAAGGAGGTTCCAGAGATGAAATCAAATGAACAAGAAAATCTCCATCTCA TGCGACTTTACCAGCGCCATGTCAAAAATATGGATAAGGACAGCCTAAATGAATTGATGAATGGACCCATCAGAGAGAAGCTAAAAATTATTCCTGACTGTGTGAAATGGGGAG GTCAATCCAGAGATGTTTTTGAGAACATGGCTGAGGACTTCATGAAACCTGTCATTGATATTGTTGATCAGCTTTTGGCAGCCAACATCAATGTTACAGTCTATAACGGGCAGCTGGATCTCATTGTTGACACCATGG GCCAGGAGGCATGGATCCGGAAACTGAAATGGCCTAATTTGAACCAGTTCAACCAGCAAAGGTGGAAGGCGCTCTATGTGTCTCCAGAATCCACTGAGACAGCTGCTTTCCACAAGGCCTATGAgaactttgctttcttctggatTCTTAAGGCTGGGCACATG GTACCGTCTGATCAAGGAGAGATGGCACTGAAAATGGTCAGGATGGTGACCCAACAGCAGCACTAG